In a single window of the Bradyrhizobium erythrophlei genome:
- a CDS encoding YqgE/AlgH family protein, producing MGPEGKKAKTVRRKAAGAGDNSAGRGYLDGQLLIAMPVMGDPRFERSVIYLCAHSSEGAMGIIVNRPAGSIDFPELLVQLDIIKKADQIKLPENAETMKVLKGGPVDTGRGFVLHSSDFFIADATLRIDDGICLTATVDILKAIARGAGPKHAILALGYAGWAPGQLETEIQDNGWLHCDADADLIFGGDVEEKYQRALRKIGIDPGMLSNEAGHA from the coding sequence ATGGGCCCTGAAGGCAAAAAAGCGAAAACTGTTCGCCGCAAGGCTGCCGGCGCCGGCGACAATTCGGCCGGCCGCGGCTACCTCGACGGTCAGTTGCTGATCGCCATGCCTGTCATGGGTGACCCGCGCTTCGAGCGTTCGGTGATATATCTCTGCGCGCATTCCTCCGAAGGCGCCATGGGCATCATCGTCAACCGCCCGGCGGGCAGTATCGACTTTCCCGAATTGCTGGTGCAACTCGACATCATCAAGAAGGCCGACCAGATCAAGCTGCCGGAAAACGCCGAGACCATGAAGGTGCTGAAGGGCGGACCGGTCGATACCGGCCGCGGCTTTGTGCTGCATTCGAGCGATTTCTTCATTGCGGACGCGACGCTTCGGATCGATGACGGAATTTGCCTCACCGCAACCGTCGACATTCTCAAGGCGATTGCGAGGGGCGCCGGGCCGAAGCATGCGATCCTCGCGCTGGGTTATGCCGGCTGGGCGCCGGGCCAGCTCGAAACCGAAATTCAGGACAATGGCTGGCTGCATTGCGACGCCGATGCGGACCTGATCTTCGGCGGCGACGTCGAGGAAAAATACCAGCGGGCACTGCGCAAGATCGGGATCGATCCGGGCATGCTGTCGAACGAAGCCGGGCATGCCTGA
- a CDS encoding protein-disulfide reductase DsbD domain-containing protein codes for MMVIVPMRAALGFAATLVASSLAIEARAQDASPWQRDGHSAVRLLAGSRSGAVLLGGIAFQLQPGWKTYWRTPGDSGVPPRFDFSKSENIEAVTVLWPAPTKFDDGAGGHSLGYHDQIVLPLRIVAKNADKPVTLRADINYAVCEKLCIPVEANTEIPIASAASAEDSALFAALDTVPKPANVGDPNPLTIRDVKREGKSTVLVDVVTPDTRALSLFVEGPTPDWALPVPKLLEHSPPGVKRFAFELDGLPPGASPEGAALKLTLVGGEHSYEFNINLE; via the coding sequence ATGATGGTCATAGTTCCCATGCGTGCCGCGCTCGGCTTTGCCGCAACTTTGGTTGCGTCGTCCCTCGCCATCGAGGCGCGCGCCCAGGATGCATCGCCATGGCAGCGGGATGGACACTCCGCGGTCCGGCTGCTGGCGGGATCGCGCAGCGGCGCGGTGCTGCTAGGCGGCATCGCCTTTCAGCTTCAGCCGGGATGGAAAACCTACTGGCGGACCCCCGGCGATTCCGGCGTGCCGCCCCGCTTCGACTTCTCCAAATCGGAAAATATCGAGGCCGTGACGGTGCTGTGGCCGGCCCCGACGAAATTCGACGACGGCGCCGGCGGGCATTCGCTGGGTTATCACGACCAGATCGTGCTGCCATTGCGCATCGTCGCGAAAAATGCCGACAAGCCGGTGACGCTGCGCGCCGACATCAACTACGCGGTCTGCGAAAAACTGTGCATTCCCGTTGAAGCCAATACCGAAATCCCCATCGCCAGCGCGGCCAGCGCCGAGGACAGCGCGCTGTTCGCGGCGCTGGATACCGTGCCCAAGCCGGCCAATGTCGGAGATCCCAATCCGCTGACCATCCGCGACGTCAAGCGCGAGGGCAAATCCACGGTGCTGGTCGATGTGGTGACGCCCGACACCAGGGCGCTCAGCCTGTTTGTCGAGGGGCCGACGCCGGACTGGGCGCTGCCGGTTCCGAAATTGCTCGAGCACAGCCCGCCCGGGGTCAAGCGCTTCGCCTTCGAACTCGATGGCCTGCCTCCGGGCGCCAGTCCCGAGGGCGCGGCGCTCAAATTGACCCTGGTCGGCGGCGAGCACTCCTACGAATTCAATATCAATCTGGAGTAA
- a CDS encoding flippase — MAVMDAQSETALSRGVIARVRSMLGGLLGGSSEASVTRRLAGIIFMIRVISAALAYLSQILLARWMGGSDYGVYVYVWTWVLLLGSMMDFGISASAQKIIPEYRTRGEHALLRGFLSGSRWMTFAVSVAVSLLLAGVVKLLSPWIDANTILPLYIGCITLPAFVVANTQDGIARSHDWMRLGLMPQFIVRQSLIIGFTAGAFALGFHLGATAAMLASAAAVWIAMIGQMIVLNRRLGGHMESGPKAYDFRGWLAISLPILLVESFYLLLSYTDVLVLQQFRSSEEVGVYFAVVKTLALVSFIHYAMSATTAHRFAEYHALGDKARLSAYVAHAIKWTFWPSLAATILLLAFGKPLLWLFGPQFVTGYDIMFVAAIGLVVRSAIGPVERLLNMLGHQHICALAYALAFVMNVALCIALVPRFGGHGAAAATSISLVFETVLLFWIVRQRLGLHVLAFGKRD, encoded by the coding sequence GTGGCCGTGATGGACGCTCAATCCGAAACAGCTCTGTCCCGAGGAGTGATCGCGCGGGTGCGATCGATGCTCGGCGGCTTGCTTGGCGGATCCAGCGAAGCTTCGGTCACCAGACGGCTTGCCGGCATCATTTTCATGATCCGCGTCATCAGCGCGGCACTGGCCTATCTTTCGCAAATCCTGCTGGCGCGCTGGATGGGCGGTTCGGATTACGGCGTCTATGTCTATGTCTGGACCTGGGTGCTGCTGCTCGGCAGCATGATGGATTTCGGCATCTCGGCTTCGGCGCAGAAAATCATTCCGGAATACCGCACCCGCGGCGAACACGCCCTGCTGCGCGGCTTTCTCTCCGGCAGCCGCTGGATGACTTTTGCCGTGTCGGTGGCCGTCTCGCTGTTGCTGGCGGGCGTCGTCAAACTGCTGTCGCCGTGGATCGACGCCAACACGATCCTGCCGCTTTATATCGGCTGCATCACGCTGCCGGCCTTCGTGGTGGCCAATACCCAGGACGGCATCGCGCGCTCGCACGACTGGATGCGGCTCGGATTGATGCCGCAATTCATCGTCCGGCAATCACTGATCATCGGCTTCACCGCGGGCGCCTTTGCGCTCGGCTTTCATCTCGGCGCCACCGCCGCGATGCTCGCCAGCGCCGCCGCGGTGTGGATCGCCATGATCGGGCAAATGATCGTGCTGAACCGCCGCCTCGGCGGCCACATGGAGTCCGGTCCGAAAGCTTACGATTTCCGCGGATGGCTCGCGATTTCGCTGCCGATCCTGCTGGTCGAGAGTTTTTACCTGCTATTGTCCTACACCGACGTGCTGGTGCTGCAGCAATTTCGCTCGTCGGAAGAGGTCGGCGTCTACTTCGCCGTGGTGAAGACGCTGGCGCTGGTGTCCTTCATTCATTACGCGATGTCGGCAACGACGGCGCACCGCTTTGCCGAGTACCACGCCCTCGGCGACAAGGCCCGGCTCTCGGCCTACGTCGCGCATGCGATCAAGTGGACGTTCTGGCCGTCGCTCGCGGCGACCATCCTGTTGCTGGCATTCGGCAAGCCGCTGCTGTGGCTGTTCGGACCGCAATTCGTCACCGGCTACGACATCATGTTCGTCGCGGCGATCGGGCTCGTGGTGCGGTCCGCGATCGGCCCGGTCGAGCGGCTGCTCAACATGCTCGGCCATCAGCACATCTGCGCGCTGGCCTATGCGCTCGCGTTTGTCATGAACGTAGCGCTCTGCATCGCGCTGGTGCCGCGTTTCGGCGGTCACGGCGCGGCAGCCGCGACCTCGATCTCGCTGGTATTCGAGACCGTGCTGCTGTTCTGGATCGTGCGGCAGCGGCTGGGGCTGCACGTGCTGGCGTTCGGGAAGCGGGACTAA
- a CDS encoding 3-hydroxybutyrate dehydrogenase: MGILTGKTAVVTGSTSGIGLAYARAFAGAGANIVLNGMGAPADIEKERAGIETDFKVKAVHSPADMTKPAEIADMVALGEKTFGSVDVLVNNAGIQFVSPIEEFPIDKWDAIIAINLTSAFHGIRAAVPGMKKRGWGRIINTASAHSLVASPFKSAYVSAKHGIAGLTKTVALELATFKITCNCISPGYVWTPLVEKQIPDTMKARNMTKEQVIKDVLLEAQPTKEFVTSEQVAALALFLCGDDAAQITGANLSIDGGWTAE, from the coding sequence ATGGGTATCTTGACAGGCAAGACCGCCGTTGTGACCGGCTCGACCAGTGGCATCGGGCTCGCTTATGCCCGCGCCTTTGCAGGCGCCGGCGCCAACATCGTCCTCAACGGCATGGGCGCGCCCGCCGACATCGAGAAGGAACGCGCCGGCATCGAGACGGATTTCAAGGTCAAGGCGGTCCATTCGCCGGCCGACATGACCAAGCCTGCGGAGATCGCTGATATGGTCGCGCTGGGCGAAAAGACGTTCGGCTCGGTCGACGTTCTCGTCAACAATGCCGGCATCCAGTTCGTTTCGCCGATCGAGGAATTCCCGATCGACAAGTGGGACGCCATCATCGCGATCAACCTGACGTCGGCGTTTCACGGCATCCGCGCCGCCGTGCCGGGCATGAAGAAGCGCGGCTGGGGCCGCATCATCAATACGGCTTCCGCGCATTCGCTGGTGGCCTCGCCCTTCAAGTCGGCCTATGTGTCGGCCAAGCACGGCATCGCCGGCCTGACCAAGACCGTGGCGCTGGAGCTTGCGACCTTCAAGATCACCTGCAACTGCATCAGTCCGGGTTATGTCTGGACGCCGCTGGTCGAGAAGCAGATTCCCGACACCATGAAGGCGCGTAACATGACCAAGGAGCAGGTCATCAAGGACGTGCTCCTGGAAGCCCAGCCGACCAAGGAGTTCGTCACCTCCGAGCAGGTCGCAGCACTGGCATTGTTTCTCTGCGGCGACGACGCGGCGCAGATCACCGGCGCCAACCTCTCGATCGACGGCGGCTGGACCGCGGAGTAA